One Oceanicoccus sagamiensis genomic region harbors:
- a CDS encoding ATP-binding protein — protein MLGSDYKVIKDTIDKNGSILKFYALAALMVVIAFIAYLLLRVYRLTSFLKVSNYQLTHQNQTLNEKVEIATKDIQLKMEELYIQKEKAECATVAKSEFLANMSHEIRTPLNGIYGMGQVLRKSSLDKKQQGFVDVILNSIDNLSSIINDILDFSKIEAGKIDIEQVSFDILSLVESAIDQVTPVANEARNQLLIRCHPDVPKMIVGDPIRVNQVLLNLLSNANKFTGGGFVHIAIEMGDIDGVSMVFVSVKDSGVGISKDKQALIFSAFSQENSSTTREYGGTGLGLTISRRLSQLMGGDIAMESKLGSGSTFTFYFPLLYEGKNSVNKAVKSPQARIYPLIFDRDDVRRKALQIQLESWGLDYHSCQTVAELEQWVEGKQNGTRHCTCLIVAMDEEGEILQAINKASATMSVLALAPLYDSGSSDSELADEFSGAIISPIKPSELMDTLVGAHSENLTAKTPLPESDLPDFQGKTILLVDDSEINRTVVEFLMEAVNVNLRSAENGRMAVDIVMAETIDLVLMDCQMPVMDGFEATKQIRILPEKNKQRVAIIAMTANAMSGDKEQCLAAGMDDYIAKPVDADDLYQMMSQWLKVGFTGNKKNAL, from the coding sequence ATGCTGGGTAGTGATTATAAAGTAATAAAAGATACGATTGATAAAAACGGCAGTATTCTAAAGTTTTACGCTTTGGCTGCTTTAATGGTTGTTATTGCTTTTATCGCTTATTTGTTATTGAGAGTTTACCGGTTAACCAGCTTTCTTAAGGTGTCCAATTACCAGCTTACCCACCAAAACCAAACCTTAAATGAAAAAGTTGAAATAGCCACCAAAGATATTCAGTTAAAAATGGAAGAGCTCTATATCCAAAAAGAAAAAGCGGAATGTGCTACCGTGGCAAAAAGTGAATTTTTAGCCAATATGAGTCATGAAATTCGCACCCCGCTTAATGGCATCTATGGTATGGGGCAGGTGCTGAGAAAATCCAGTCTGGATAAAAAGCAGCAGGGCTTTGTGGATGTTATTCTTAATAGTATTGATAACCTATCCAGTATTATTAATGATATTTTGGACTTCTCGAAGATTGAAGCGGGCAAGATTGATATAGAGCAGGTCTCCTTTGATATCCTTAGCCTGGTTGAAAGTGCTATTGATCAAGTGACACCGGTTGCCAATGAGGCTAGAAACCAATTACTGATCCGCTGTCACCCTGATGTCCCCAAGATGATTGTTGGCGACCCTATTCGGGTAAATCAGGTGCTATTAAATTTACTCTCCAATGCGAATAAATTTACCGGTGGAGGCTTTGTACATATTGCTATCGAGATGGGTGATATTGATGGCGTCAGTATGGTCTTTGTCAGTGTTAAAGATTCTGGTGTAGGTATTTCAAAAGATAAGCAAGCGTTAATCTTTAGTGCCTTCTCTCAGGAAAATAGCTCAACGACCAGAGAGTACGGTGGTACTGGGCTGGGCCTGACTATTTCAAGGCGCTTATCGCAATTAATGGGTGGCGATATTGCTATGGAATCCAAGCTGGGTTCCGGCAGTACCTTTACATTTTATTTTCCGTTGCTTTACGAGGGTAAGAATAGTGTTAATAAAGCCGTAAAAAGTCCTCAAGCGCGAATCTATCCCTTGATTTTCGACCGGGATGACGTGCGCAGAAAGGCTTTACAGATACAGCTTGAAAGCTGGGGACTGGATTATCATTCGTGTCAGACAGTCGCTGAGTTGGAGCAATGGGTAGAGGGTAAGCAGAATGGTACTCGTCATTGTACCTGCCTGATTGTTGCCATGGATGAAGAGGGAGAAATATTGCAAGCCATCAATAAAGCCTCAGCAACGATGAGTGTACTCGCTTTGGCGCCCCTGTATGACAGTGGCAGTAGCGATAGTGAATTAGCCGATGAATTTTCAGGTGCGATTATCAGTCCGATAAAGCCCTCAGAATTAATGGATACCCTAGTGGGTGCCCACTCTGAAAATTTAACCGCAAAGACGCCGTTGCCTGAGTCTGATTTACCGGATTTCCAAGGCAAGACTATTTTGTTAGTCGATGATAGTGAGATTAATAGAACCGTGGTGGAGTTCTTGATGGAAGCTGTTAATGTCAACCTTCGATCTGCTGAAAACGGTAGAATGGCTGTTGATATTGTGATGGCTGAAACCATCGACCTGGTCTTGATGGATTGTCAAATGCCTGTGATGGATGGCTTTGAAGCAACGAAACAAATCAGGATATTACCAGAGAAGAATAAGCAGCGTGTGGCGATTATTGCTATGACAGCCAATGCAATGTCAGGTGATAAAGAACAGTGTCTTGCCGCGGGAATGGATGATTATATTGCCAAGCCGGTCGATGCAGATGATCTTTACCAGATGATGAGCCAATGGCTGAAAGTGGGTTTTACCGGTAATAAAAAAAATGCCCTGTAG
- a CDS encoding sensor domain-containing diguanylate cyclase — translation MTKEVIPSEISNELGFMQCVLDAVPDPIVICDECGRYQNANQAFKQLIKHAGGDYKNQSGSILDCMDIFDEEGRLLNPENTPLGLALSQQCEVKQRIIIRSKINRKSDIWSAVASPISTDFGVRGAIITLHNVSELVSYIKKTERLSFFDDLTTLPNRNSFNQSLPKEIDRCICTGTLSALLFLDIDNLKAINGALGHTAGDTVIKAVANTLLTLLPENDCVFRFGGDEFVLLVRDCGDTGEQVARNLSSLSDNIIQSLRSDIYIDDMIMPISCSLGAAVMPEHGSKAEKILRGADSALNTAKSSGKGVLSIFHEGMEARISKNFNAQALLRDAFINDGFVIHVQPQFDFSGQIVGGKPC, via the coding sequence ATGACTAAGGAAGTGATACCCTCAGAAATAAGTAACGAACTGGGTTTTATGCAGTGTGTGCTTGATGCGGTGCCTGATCCGATTGTGATCTGTGATGAGTGCGGTCGCTATCAAAATGCCAATCAGGCCTTTAAGCAATTAATTAAGCATGCTGGCGGCGATTATAAAAATCAGTCTGGCAGTATTCTTGATTGCATGGATATATTTGATGAAGAAGGACGTTTGCTAAACCCGGAAAATACACCCCTTGGGTTGGCATTATCGCAGCAGTGTGAAGTTAAGCAGCGTATTATTATTCGCTCCAAAATTAATCGCAAGAGTGATATTTGGTCGGCGGTTGCTTCTCCTATCTCAACCGATTTTGGTGTTCGTGGAGCTATTATTACCCTGCATAATGTCTCAGAGTTGGTTTCTTATATCAAGAAGACCGAGAGATTAAGTTTCTTTGATGACCTGACTACTTTACCCAATAGGAATAGTTTCAATCAATCTCTGCCCAAGGAAATTGACCGTTGTATATGTACCGGCACTTTATCCGCGTTATTATTTCTCGATATTGATAATTTAAAAGCGATAAATGGCGCTCTGGGCCATACTGCAGGTGATACCGTGATTAAAGCGGTGGCCAATACTCTGCTGACCCTATTGCCGGAAAATGATTGCGTGTTTCGCTTCGGCGGCGATGAGTTTGTGCTGTTGGTCAGGGATTGCGGCGATACAGGGGAGCAGGTTGCGCGCAACCTGTCCTCTTTGTCGGATAATATTATTCAGTCGCTTCGATCTGATATCTATATAGACGATATGATTATGCCCATCTCCTGTAGTTTGGGTGCAGCCGTTATGCCTGAGCATGGCAGCAAGGCTGAAAAAATACTCCGTGGTGCAGACTCTGCACTCAATACCGCTAAAAGCAGTGGTAAAGGTGTTCTATCGATTTTTCATGAGGGTATGGAAGCCCGCATTAGCAAAAACTTTAATGCCCAGGCCTTATTGCGAGATGCATTTATTAATGATGGCTTTGTTATTCATGTCCAACCGCAATTTGATTTCTCTGGTCAAATAGTAGGGGGGAAGCCCTGCTGA
- a CDS encoding DAHL domain-containing protein has protein sequence MLISVIVLIFCFSVVFIYASDQSKHSAAVNNLDYLVRAKGYLKQSVFDSQYGRSQNYDAINRWVGKVAALTDRVAADLEDIDLKADGIDYGLMLEQKSDNIVELVEQFKYQDSIVKSSSIYIGRKINRLVNQDVDSNKRVIDLASSFIDLSMRPDEKSSALFFENYRRLDALSNDGDARALKKQLDIYMAATIKQKELANVLGGCWVVIIK, from the coding sequence ATGCTTATATCCGTGATAGTGCTGATATTCTGCTTTAGTGTGGTCTTTATTTATGCCAGTGATCAATCAAAACATAGCGCAGCGGTTAATAATCTTGATTATCTGGTCAGGGCCAAGGGTTATCTAAAGCAGTCCGTGTTTGATAGTCAGTACGGCCGCAGCCAAAACTACGATGCTATCAATCGCTGGGTGGGTAAAGTAGCAGCGTTGACAGATAGAGTGGCGGCTGATTTGGAAGATATCGATCTTAAGGCGGATGGTATCGATTATGGTCTGATGCTAGAGCAAAAATCCGACAATATAGTAGAGCTGGTTGAGCAATTTAAATACCAGGACTCCATTGTTAAAAGCTCATCAATTTATATAGGTAGAAAGATTAATCGTTTGGTCAACCAGGATGTTGATAGTAACAAACGGGTCATCGATCTGGCTTCCAGTTTTATTGACCTGTCAATGCGGCCAGATGAAAAGAGCTCAGCGCTATTTTTTGAAAACTATCGACGCTTGGATGCATTGTCTAACGATGGTGATGCCCGCGCCTTAAAAAAACAGCTTGATATCTATATGGCTGCAACAATAAAGCAAAAAGAGCTTGCTAATGTATTGGGGGGATGCTGGGTAGTGATTATAAAGTAA